CGGCTGGCCGACCTGGTCCGGACCCCGGCCGGGCTGCTGCTCGCCGTCTTCCGCACCGGGACCGGCGGGGGAGCGGCCGAGGGAAGGGCCCCGGAGGACATCCGGGTGCTGCGCTGGCAGCTCAGCGGCGACCGCTGGGAGTACCTGGACGGCCACGGCGAACGCGACCTCCCCCGGCACCCGCCGTTCGAGCTCGACTGGACGCCGACCGGCCGCGAGCAGCACCGGCAGGGCCGGATCGTCATCGACCTGCCCGGCGACACCGGCAGCGGCACCGGCGGTGCGGTCTCGGTCGCCACGACCGGCGGGATGCTCACCGTGGCCGCCGCCGACGGCCGCACCCTGTTCGAGGAGCCCGTCGCGGAGCCGCTGCAGAGCCTCGCCGACGCCACTGTCGACCACGCCTCGCCCGCACCGCTGCTGGTGCTCCGGATCCGCCCCTACAAGGAGCCCGAGGACCGCTATCTGGTCGTCAACACCCGTACCGGCAGCGTCCGCCGGCACGACTCGCTGGCCCAGGGGGCGCGGCTGCTCCCGGCCGAGCAGGGCCTGATCTTCCCCGACGGCTGCGAACTCGCCGACGGCACCCACCGCAGCTTCCGCGCCGAGGCCGGGGCCATGCGCTTCGACGCCGTCGTCCACTCCCCCAACGGCGAGGACCTGCTCTACGTCCTGCGCAGCCCGGGCCGGGCCCGGGTGCTGCTGCTGCCGTGGAACACCGTCCGCCGCGAGGCCGGCGCACCGCTCCACGGCGCCGCCCACACGCTGCTGCCCGACGGCACGCTGGTGCTGCTCAAGCCCGGACGCGAGGCCGTCCGCAGCCACGACGTCCAGCTCTGGCACACGCCCTTCACCTCCGCCGAGTACGCCGCCGCCCAGCCGGTCGGCGAGGGACCGCTCGCCCGGATCGGCAACGCCGACCTGGTCCGTGGCATCGCCGACTGCCTGGACGCGGTCCGCAGCGGCGCCGCCGACGACACCGATCCGGCGGTCGTCGTCGACGCCTGCGCCAAGGCCGCGGACCGGCACCACTGGCTGGCCGCCACCGGGCTGCTCGAACCGCTGGCCGAACTCCGCGCCGCCGCCGAACTCCTGGGCGCCGAAAGGGAACGCGTCGCCGCCCTCGCCGTCCGCGCCGCCGAGGCCCTGGACCAGGCCCGCGAGCAGACCGCCGCGCTGCTCCGCCGGGCGCAGGGCGAACCGCCGACCGACGCCGACGCCTGGGCGCTGCTGCTGGACGGGCTCCGGCGGGCCCAGGGCCGCACCCGGCTGCTGCGCGAGCTGCCGCAACTCGACCTGGAGGCCCTGGCCGAGGTCGAGCAGCGGCTCGCCGCCGGACTCACCGCCGCCACCGGACGCGCCCTCGCCTTCCTGGCCGGCCCCGACGCCTTCACCGCACCGCTCGCCGCCGCGGAGGCCGCGGCCGTGGAGGCCGCCGCGACCGGCACCGCCGCCGAAGCCGCGGAGCTCGCGGCCCGGCTCACCGCCCAGGCCGAGGCTCTGACCACGGTCGGCGACCTGGTCACCGGCGCCCAGCTCGGCGACGGGCAGTCCGACAACGGTGGAGCCCCGGGCGAGGGCGACGGCGCCGACGCCACCACCGGCACCGCCGTGCTGCTCGCCCTCGGCGAGGTGCTGGCCGCCGTCAACCGCGCCCGCGCCGTTCTCGACGCCCGCCGCCGCAGCCTGCTGGACGAGGAGCACCGGGCCGCCCACGCCGCCGAGTCGGCCCTGCTCGCCCAGGCCACCACGGCCGGGCTGGCCGCCGCCGACACCCCCGCCGGCTGCGACGAGCAGCTCGCCAGGCTGCTGCTCAGGCTGGACGGTCTGGACGCCCGCTTCGCCGAGGCCGAGGACCTCGCCGAACGGCTCGCCGCGCGCCGCGAGGAGATCCAGCAGGCCTTCGCCGTCCGCCGGCAGTCGCTGCTCGACGAGGCCGCCGCCCGCGCCGCCCGGACCGCCGCCTCCGCCGGGCGCGCGCTGGAGGCGCTGCGCCGCCGGCTGGCCGCCCTGCCCGCCGCCGAGGACGTCCACACCTGCCTCGCCACCGACCCGATGGCGGTCCGGGTCCGCTCCGCCGCCGCCGAGCTGCGCGAACTCGGCGACCCGGTCCGGGCACAGGAGTTGGACGACGGCCTGACCGCCGCCGGACGGCTGGCCGCCCGGGCCCTGCGCGACCGGGCCGAGCTGTCCGCCGACGGCGGCGCCACCGTCCGCCTCGGCCGGCACCGGTTCGCCGTCCACCGCGAGCCGGTCGAACTGGCGCTGCTGCCCGACGGCGACGGCCTGGTCTATGCCGTCACCGGAACCGGCTACCGCCGCCCGGCCACCGACCCGGCGCTGCTGGCCGGCCGGGAGTTCTGGACCCAGACCCTGGTCAGCGAGGACCCCGGGCTCTGCCGGGCCGAGTACCTGGCCACCGGGCTGCTCGACGCCACGTCACCGTCCTTCTCCGGTACGGACGGTGAGGCCATCGGTGCGGAACTGCTGGAGCTGGTCCGCAGGGCGGCGGAGACGGCGTACGACGAGGGATACGAGCGGGGCGTGCACGACCAGGACGCAGCGCTCATCCTCGGCGCGCTGCGGCGGCTGCGCGCCGGAGCGGGGCTGCTGCGCCATCCCGCGCCGCAGCGCGCGACCGCGCAGCTCTTCTGGGCGCACGGCGCGTCCGAAACGGCCCGCTCCGCCTGGCAGCTCCGCGCCCGCTCGCTGACCGCCGCCCGCGCCGCCTTCGGCCCCGGCAGCGCCCCTACCCCGGCGGACGTCCCGGCCCCACTGACCGTCCCGGCCGCATTGACCGACCTGGCCGCCGAACTCACCGATGCCATCGACGCCTTCGCCCGCGCCACCGGCCTCCCTCCGGCCCCGGACGTCGGGACCTACCTGGCGGAGGAGCTGGCCGCCGCCCCCGAGGGCTTCGCCTGCGGCAGCGCCGCCCGGCAGCTGCTCGACGGGCTCCGCCACGCCGCCGGGCCCCGGCCCGAGGAGGACCTGCGGCAGTTGGGCGACGACCTCGCCGCCCGGCACCAACTCGCCACCGGCTGGCTCGACTCCTACGCCGACGCCACCGGCCTCCCCGCCGCCGACCGCGCCGCCCGGCCCGAGGCGGTCGCCCTGCTGTGCGCGGCCGACCTGCCGCGCTACCCGGTCGACGCGCCGCTCAGCGAGACCGTCGACGGGCTGCTCGGCCGCCACCCCCGGATCCAGGACCGCCGCCTCACCGTTCGCATCGACGAACTCCCCTACCGCGCAGCCGCGTTCCGCCGACAGCGGGTCCCGGCCCACCGCGCCTTCCAGCGACAGCGCGCGGAGCTGCTCACCGCCGAACGGAACCGGCTGCGCCTGGAGGAGTACCGGCCCCGGCCGCTGTCCGGCTTCGTCCGCAACCAGCTCATCGACGAGGTCTACCTGCCGCTGGTCGGCGACAACCTCGCCCGGCAGCTCGGCGCCGCGGACTCCGCCTCCGCCGACCGCAGCGGGCTGCTGCTCCTCCTCTCCCCTCCCGGCTACGGCAAGACGACCCTGCTGGAGTACGTCGCCGACCGGCTCGGACTGCTGATGGTCCGGGTCGACGGCCCGGCCCTGGGCACCGGGACGACCTCGCTCGACCCCGACCGGGCGCCGGACGCCGCCGCCCGCCGCGAGGTGGAGAAGATCGTCTTCGCACTGGAGGCGGGCAGCAATGTGCTGTTGCACCTCGACGACATCCAGCACCTGTCCCCCGAGCTGCTGGAGAAGTTCATCCCGCTCTGCGACAGCCAGCGCCGGATCGAGGCCGTCTCCGACGGCCGGGCCCGCAGCTTCGACCTGCGCGGACGCCGCTTCGCCGTCTGCCTGGCCGGCAACCCGTACACGGCCTCGGGCCGACGCTTCACCATTCCCGACATGCTGGCCAACCGCGCCGACGTGTGGAACCTCGGCGAGGTGCTGTCCGGGCGCGGGGAACTGTTCGCCCAGAGCTTCCTGGAGAACGCCCTCGCCGCCAATCCCGTGCTCGCCCCGCTGGCCGGCGGCGACCCGGCCGAACTGCGGCTGCTGATCCGGCTCGGCTCCGGCGACCCGGCCGCCCGGGCCGACCAGCTCGGCCGCGCCGTACCCGACCTGGACCGGGTGCTGGCCACGCTGACCCGGCTGAGCACCGTCCAGCGCACCGTGCTCGCGGTCAACCGGGCGTACACCGCCTCGGCCGCCCAGGACGACGCGACCAGGACCGAACCGCCGTTCCTGCTCCAGGGCTCCTACCGGACCATGAACGCCCTGGCTGCCCGGATCGACCCGCTGCTCGACGAACGGGAGCTGGAGGCCCTGCTGGACGACCACTACCGGGCCGAGGCACAGACCCTCGGCAACGCCGCCGAGGCCAACCTGCTGCGCCTCGCCCAGCTGCGTGGACGGGCGACCGCCGAGCAGACCGCGCGCTGGGAGCAGGTCCGCACGGGCTACCCGGCCGGCTGATCCCGCCCGCCGTCCGGCCAGGGCTCCGGCCAGGCCTCCGGAGCCGGGTCCGGCAGCGGCCCCCGCAGCGGCTCCGGCAGTGACTCAGGCAGTGACTCCGGTTCGGGCCAGCCCAGCAGCCGGGCCCCCAGCGCCGCCGTCTCCAGGGTGTAGCGCTGGAGCGAGTCGTCCGGGTCCAGTCCGGTCAACTGGGTTATCCGGGCCAGCCGGTAGGACAGCGCCCGGACGCTCAGGTCCAGCCGCCGCGCGGCCTCGGCCGCCACGAAGCGGGCCTCCGCGTACACCGCGAGGGTCTCCAGCAGCGGGGCCGCGCCGCCCCTGGCGCCCGCCAGCGGACCGAGCACGCTGTGCACCAGGTCGGCCAGCGCCTCCCGGTCCCGCAGCAGCACCGGCAGCACCAGCAGGTCCGCCGCGTGGAGCAGCGGCCCCGGCAGATTGAGCCGGGTCGCCTGCTCCAGCGCGGTCCTGGCCTCCTCGTAGGAGTGCAGCACCCCGCCCGGGCCGCTGTGCGCCCGGCCGACCGCCACCCGGCGGCCCTGGGTCAGCGCCGCGAAGCCCTTGACCGCACGGCTCTCACCGGGGCCGCTCGGCACGATGCACACCAGCCGGCCGTGCTTCACCGCGAGCAGCACCTCCTGCTCGCCGAGGCGGCCGAGCAACTGCCGCTCCACGCCGCGCACCAGCGGGTCCTCCAGGTCGTAGCCGTCCCCCTCGGCCACGGCCACGACATGCGCACAGGACAGGTTCAGCCCGAAGCGCTCGGCGTGCTCCGCCAGCCGCCCCAGGTCGCTGCGGTTGCTGAGCAGGTCCGCGAGGAACTCGCGGCGGCTCGCCTCCTCCTGCTGCAGCCGGTGCCGGTGCGCCCGACCGTGCCCCTCGGCCAGCGCCGAGACGGCGGCGCGGAGCGCGGCCATCGAGGGGGCGTCGACCGCCCGGCCGAGCCAGACCGTCCCGGTGCTGGCCAGCTGCTCGTCGATCACCTCGGCCAGCCCCCGGCCCCTGGTGGCGGCCAGGTCCCCGTCCGCGCGGAAGGACTCCAACTCCTCGCGCCGCAGCTTGCGCCCGGTATGTGCGACTTCGTTCAGCAACTCGGCCCAGGCGGTGGCCATCGGTGCGGTTCCTCCCGTGCGGTTGCGGCGTCGGCCGCCGACCGCTGCGGTCGCTGCGGTCCCTGCTACTACGACGCGTCAGAGTAACCGGCCCCGACCAGCACGGAAACAGTGGGCCACTGACGCGTTCTTAACGCCACGTCAGCGGGGTCCGTCCATGAGCCCGCCCGCCCAGGCCCAGGCCGCGATCTCGACCCGGTTGCGGACCCCGAGTTTGGCCTGGATCGTCGCCAGATGGCTCTTGACCGTGCTGAGCGAGATGAAGAGGCCCGCCGCGATCTCCTGGTTGGTCCGGCCCCGGGCGATGGCCCGGATCACCTCGTTCTCCCGCGCCGACAGCGGACGGCCGGGCAGCGGACGGCCCGGCCGCGCCGCACCCGACCGCACCGCACCCGACCCCGCACCCGACCCCGCACCGGCGGCCGCCCCCGCGCCCGCACCGCGCTCCGGGGCGAGGTGCCGCAGCAGCCGCAGGGTGACCGAGGGGGAGATCAGCGCGTCCCCGCTGTGGGCGGCCCGGACCGCCTCGACCAGCAGCGCCGGACCGGCGTCCTTCAGCACGAAGCCCACCGCCCCGGCCCGCAGCGCGCCGTGGACGTACTCGTCCAGGTCGAAAGTGGTGACCACGACCACCCGGAGCGGATCGGCCACCACCGGGCCGGCCAGGGCGCGGGTGACCTCGATGCCGTCGAGCAGCGGCATCCGGACGTCCACCAGGCACACGTCCGGGCGCAGCCGCCGGGCCAGCGCGACCGCCTCCGCGCCGTCGGCGGCCTCGCCGACCACCACCAGGTCCGGCTGGTCCTCCAGGATCAGCCGCAGCCCGCCGCGGACCATCGCCTGGTCGTCGGCGATCAGCACGCTGATGCTCATCGTCGCTCCTCCAGCGGCAGAACGGCCGACACCGTCCAGCCCGCGCCCTCGGACCCCGCACCGGGACCGGGACCGGCGTACAGCGTCCCGCCCAGCGCCTCGACCCGCTCGCGCATCCCGATCAGCCCGAACCCACCCGGCCGCGGCGGGCGCACGGACACCGGCGGGGCGTCGTCCCGCACCTCCACCGCGACCCCGGCGTCCACCCGGCGGACGCTGACGACCGCCGAACGCGCGTGAGCGGCATGGCGGGCGATATTGGTGAGGCCCTCCTGGACGATCCGATGGACGGTGCTGGTCACCTCCGGCGGCCAGTCCGCGGTACCGGTCGGCTGGTCGAGCCGCACCGCCGGACCGTGTCCCTCGAAGCGGCGGACCAGGTCGACGAGTTGCTCGGGTCCGGACGCGGTGCCGACCGCGTCCTCGGCGTCCCGCAGCAGGCCCACCACCCGGCGCATCGCGGCCAGTGCCTCGGTCCCCGCCGCCTCGATGCCGGCCAGCGTGCCGTCCAGCTGTTCGGGGTTCCGTCGGGCGACGATCCGCGCGCCCTGGGCCTGGAGCACCACGCCGGTGATGTGATGAGCCACCACATCATGCAACTCCCGTGCCAGAGCCAGTCGTTCGTCGCGGCGCACCGACTCCGCCATGGCCCGGCGGCGATGGTCGCGGAACCGCAGGCCCAGCCCGCAGCCGAGCCCGACGCACCACAGCTGCAGCCCGATACGGAACGCGGTGGTCGAGGCGCCGGCCGTGTGCTCGACGCCGAACAGGCCGCCCGCGAACAGCGTCACGCCGCCGAAGGCGACCCCGGCGGCCCGACGGGCCGGCAGCGAGCGGACCGCCGTTCCAGCCAGTACCAGCAGGCCCAGCACCGCCGCTCCCCCCGGCTCGCCGGGCAGCCCGGCGACCACGGCGACCAGGCCGGCCGTCCCCGCCACGGCCAGCCCGAACACCGGCGCCCACCCCCGGAGCCGGTCGCGCAGCAGCGCGGCGGCGCAGACCACCACGCCCACAGCGACATCGAACAGCCAGACCCGCCCCTCCCGGGCGTACCGGGCCGCCACCAGGACCAGCACCAGGGCGAGGACCGCGCCGAGCCCGGCATTCAGCACGGCCCCGAACCGTCGGGCCGGCCGGTCTGCCGCATCCACTACTCCGTTCACGCCGTCGACGCTACGTGATCCCCCGGGCCGTCGAACCGGCCGAAAGTACGACTCGGCCCGGCCGAACCGTTCCTTCGGCCGGTGCGGGGGCGGGACCGCCGCCCGGAGGGTGGAGCCATGCCAGCCATCCACTCCGCGCTCACCGTGTTCAGCGCGCTCAGCCCGCTCGCCGCCCCGGCCCCGGCGCCGACCACCCAGCGAAGTCCGCTGCTCTACGCCTGGCTCGTGCTCCAGGCAGTCGTGCTGCTGCTGGTGATCGGCCTGGTGATCCGCCATGTCCGCCGCTTCGCCAGGTCCCGGCGGCCCCACCGCCCGAGCACCGGCCCCGCCCCGCGGCCGGAGACCCGGGCGCTCGGCAAGCGCAAGCGCTGAGCCCGCCGCCACGCCCTCGCCGCGCCCTCGCCGCGCTGCTCGCCGCGCTCCGCTTCGGCCGGATCCGGGGGCGGCTCGGTCGAGCGGCCGGGCCGGTCAGGCGTGGAGCCTGCTCGGCGTGAGGACCAGGGCGACGGAGAAGAGCTCGGCGAACTTCTCGGGGGTGCCGAACACCACCCCTATCCGCTCCAGGTACTTGGCCGCAAAGGCCGGTTGCTCGTGCGCGGCCGGCTCGTCGTGGCTCTGCCGGAGGGTCCCCTCGATCCGGACGACGTCCCGGCCGAGGTCGGTGACGTCGAGGGTCAGGCTCACCCGGGGGTTCCCGACGATGTTGCGGAGCTTGGCCTTCCCCGGCTGGCTGTAGAGCAGGATCGTGCCGTCCTCGCGCAGCAGGAACCAGACCGGGACGCTGGCCGGCTGTCCGTCCGGGCCCACCGTGGTCAGCCAGGCGATGAGGTTGCTCCGCAGCCGGGCCTCGACCCGTTCGCGCTTGTTCTGAGGAAGTTGCGACGTGAGTCCCATGGTTCCGCCTCTCACTCGGTTTTCGCTCACCTCGAAGCTACCGCAGGGATCTGACGGACCGTCCGACAATGTTCGGACGGGCTAGACGGTCCTGACGACGGTGCCGGCCGCTTCGAGCGCCGCCACCTCGTCGGCGGGCGCGGCAGTGTCGGTGACGAGGGTGTGCACGAGGGTGGAGGGGCCGACGTAGGCATGGGCGGTGCGGCCGAGTTTGCCGCCGTCGGCGGCGGCGATGATGCGGCGGGTGGAGGCGATGATCCCCTTCTTCACTGCCGCGTCGTCGAGGTCGTAGGCGGTCAGGCCCTCGGCGGCGCTCAGGCCGCAGCAGCCGAGGACCGCGGTGTCGAAGCGCAGCGCCGCGAGGGAGGCGAGGGTGAGGGGGCCGGTCAGGGCGCCCTCACCGTTGCGGGGCCGTCCGCCGGGCACCATCAGGGCGGTCGCGGCGGGGGCGTCGCTGAGTGCGTGGATGGCCTGCAAGGACAGGGGCATCACGGTGAGCTGTCGGCCGTGCAGCAGTCGGGCGACCTCCAGGCAGGTGGTGCCGGTGTCGAGCAGGACGGTCTCGCCGTCCGCGACGAGTCGCGAGACCTCGGCGGCGATCCGGCGCTTGGCGTCGACCGCCTCGTGGGCGCGCAGGGCGAAGGGCGGCTCCTCGCCGCGCAGCAGCAGGGTGCGCGCCCCGCCACGGAATCGTTCGAGCACGCCCTGCGCGGCCAGGGCGTCCAGATCGCGGCGGACGGTCATCTCCGAGGCGCCGGTCAGCTCGGCGAGTTCCGGGACAGTGGCACTGCCCGAGTCCTTCACGGCCCGGGCGATCAGTCGGTGCCGGTCTGCGTTGCTCATACCGCGATTGAACACCACCCTGGAACGAACAGGCAATATGTTCGCAGAGTGGCTTTCCAAACACTTATCTTGTTCGTTACGGTGGTCGCATGGAACGTTCACTGCGAGCCGCCCGCGTGGCGACCTTCGTCTACTTCGTCCTCGACGGCACCTTGATGGGCATGTGGCTGGTGCAGATCCCCGCCGTCGAGAAGCGCGTGGGCATCAGCAACGCGACGCTGGGAAGCCTGCTGGTGCTCCTCGGCCTCGGCGCCTTCCTCGGCATGCAGGTCGCCGGCCGGTTGGCCGACCGGTTCGGCACGCGCCTCGTGGTCCCCGCCTCGGCCGTGCTGTGCGGTGCGTCGCTGGTACTGCCGGGCCTGGCCCGGGAGCCCTGGGCGCTGGCCGGCGCGCTGCTGGTGTTCGGCTTCGGCAACGGCTGCCTGGACGTGAGCATGAACGCCCATGCCGTGCACGTGGAGAAGGCCTACAACCGCCCCGTCATGTCCGCCTTCCACGCCACCTTCTCGGTCGGCGGGGTCATCGCCGCGCTCGTCGGGGCCCGGGCGGCCGGCGCGGGGATGAGTCCCGCCGCGATCCTCGGCGCCTCGGGAGCCGTGGGCATCGTCGTCGCCCTGCTCGCGGCCCGCAGCCTGCTGGCGACCGTACCGGCCTCGCCCGGACCCGTGGCCGGGCCCGGAGCAACGGCCCTGGAAGGCATGGGGGAACCGGCGGCGAAGCGGCGTACCGCCCCCCGACGCATCTGGATCCTCGCCGCCCTGGCACTGATGTGCATGCTCTGCGAGGGCGTCGCCAACGACTGGAGTGCGCTGGAGGCGAAGAACATCCTCGGTGCCCCCGCAGCCACCGCCTCGTTCGCCTACGGCACCTACGCCGCGGCCATGACCATCGGCAGGCTGCTGGCCGATCGCGTCTCCCGGCGATTCGGGTCGGCAGCCGTCCTGCGCTACGGCGCGGCCGCCGGCGCCGTCGGCCTCACGGTCGTGGCCTTCTCCCCGTGGATCTGGACGGCCCTGGTGGGCTGGGCGGTGTTCGGCCTGGGCCTGTCCGGCTGCGTCCCGCAGTTGTTCAGCGCCGCCGGGCACACGGATCCCGCCGCCGCGGGCGCCAACGTCTCCCGGGTCGCCGGCCTCGGCTACCTCGGGATGCTCGCCGGCCCGGCGCTGATCGGCTGGATGACCCGGCTCATGGGGCTCAACCACACGTTCCTGCTTCCGGCGCTGCTGTTGGTGGTCGCCGCCGTCGCCGCCGGGATCCTGCGCACCGGAGCCCAGCGGGAGTCCGAACCCGAGCCGGAACCCGAGACCGAACCGGCGCAGTGCCCTTGAACGTTCGTCGCCGCACTGGAAAGGAGTCGCCATGGCCGCCGGCCATCGGATCGTGCTGTTCGACCTCTTCGGGGTGATCGCCCTGCAGCAGCGCCCGGGCTCCCTCGCCCGGATGGCCGCCTGCTGCAACGCGCCCACGGACGCCTTCACCACGGCCTACTGGGAGCTGCGCCCGCCCTACGACGCCGGACGGCAGTCCGCGCCGGAGTACTGGGCCGGGGTCCTACGGCTGCTCTCACGTCCTGCCGATCCCGGCACGACGGAGGAGTTGCGGCTCGCCGACATCGACAGCTGGTCACGCGTCGACCGGCGCATGGTCTCCTTCACCCGATCCCTGCGCAGCCGCGCCCGAGTCGCCGTGCTCTCCAACATTCCCGCGGACCACGCGGACGCCTTCCTCGCGGCCCAGCCCTGGATGCACAGCCTCGACCTCCTCGCCCTCTCCGGGAAGATCAACACGGCCAAGCCGGAA
The Streptacidiphilus albus JL83 genome window above contains:
- a CDS encoding DNA repair ATPase; this encodes MGVEDGTYQLLRARLADRSAELGRRTAELNSRRQKVFGARELELSGSERLRTAGEARPCGLVAVTDEVLLLGTSAPGPEQGMLSLHRLDGGPGAEVPGLLDAPRFQHDLAELLRYYRDARLADLVRTPAGLLLAVFRTGTGGGAAEGRAPEDIRVLRWQLSGDRWEYLDGHGERDLPRHPPFELDWTPTGREQHRQGRIVIDLPGDTGSGTGGAVSVATTGGMLTVAAADGRTLFEEPVAEPLQSLADATVDHASPAPLLVLRIRPYKEPEDRYLVVNTRTGSVRRHDSLAQGARLLPAEQGLIFPDGCELADGTHRSFRAEAGAMRFDAVVHSPNGEDLLYVLRSPGRARVLLLPWNTVRREAGAPLHGAAHTLLPDGTLVLLKPGREAVRSHDVQLWHTPFTSAEYAAAQPVGEGPLARIGNADLVRGIADCLDAVRSGAADDTDPAVVVDACAKAADRHHWLAATGLLEPLAELRAAAELLGAERERVAALAVRAAEALDQAREQTAALLRRAQGEPPTDADAWALLLDGLRRAQGRTRLLRELPQLDLEALAEVEQRLAAGLTAATGRALAFLAGPDAFTAPLAAAEAAAVEAAATGTAAEAAELAARLTAQAEALTTVGDLVTGAQLGDGQSDNGGAPGEGDGADATTGTAVLLALGEVLAAVNRARAVLDARRRSLLDEEHRAAHAAESALLAQATTAGLAAADTPAGCDEQLARLLLRLDGLDARFAEAEDLAERLAARREEIQQAFAVRRQSLLDEAAARAARTAASAGRALEALRRRLAALPAAEDVHTCLATDPMAVRVRSAAAELRELGDPVRAQELDDGLTAAGRLAARALRDRAELSADGGATVRLGRHRFAVHREPVELALLPDGDGLVYAVTGTGYRRPATDPALLAGREFWTQTLVSEDPGLCRAEYLATGLLDATSPSFSGTDGEAIGAELLELVRRAAETAYDEGYERGVHDQDAALILGALRRLRAGAGLLRHPAPQRATAQLFWAHGASETARSAWQLRARSLTAARAAFGPGSAPTPADVPAPLTVPAALTDLAAELTDAIDAFARATGLPPAPDVGTYLAEELAAAPEGFACGSAARQLLDGLRHAAGPRPEEDLRQLGDDLAARHQLATGWLDSYADATGLPAADRAARPEAVALLCAADLPRYPVDAPLSETVDGLLGRHPRIQDRRLTVRIDELPYRAAAFRRQRVPAHRAFQRQRAELLTAERNRLRLEEYRPRPLSGFVRNQLIDEVYLPLVGDNLARQLGAADSASADRSGLLLLLSPPGYGKTTLLEYVADRLGLLMVRVDGPALGTGTTSLDPDRAPDAAARREVEKIVFALEAGSNVLLHLDDIQHLSPELLEKFIPLCDSQRRIEAVSDGRARSFDLRGRRFAVCLAGNPYTASGRRFTIPDMLANRADVWNLGEVLSGRGELFAQSFLENALAANPVLAPLAGGDPAELRLLIRLGSGDPAARADQLGRAVPDLDRVLATLTRLSTVQRTVLAVNRAYTASAAQDDATRTEPPFLLQGSYRTMNALAARIDPLLDERELEALLDDHYRAEAQTLGNAAEANLLRLAQLRGRATAEQTARWEQVRTGYPAG
- a CDS encoding PucR family transcriptional regulator; the protein is MATAWAELLNEVAHTGRKLRREELESFRADGDLAATRGRGLAEVIDEQLASTGTVWLGRAVDAPSMAALRAAVSALAEGHGRAHRHRLQQEEASRREFLADLLSNRSDLGRLAEHAERFGLNLSCAHVVAVAEGDGYDLEDPLVRGVERQLLGRLGEQEVLLAVKHGRLVCIVPSGPGESRAVKGFAALTQGRRVAVGRAHSGPGGVLHSYEEARTALEQATRLNLPGPLLHAADLLVLPVLLRDREALADLVHSVLGPLAGARGGAAPLLETLAVYAEARFVAAEAARRLDLSVRALSYRLARITQLTGLDPDDSLQRYTLETAALGARLLGWPEPESLPESLPEPLRGPLPDPAPEAWPEPWPDGGRDQPAG
- a CDS encoding response regulator transcription factor, which produces MSISVLIADDQAMVRGGLRLILEDQPDLVVVGEAADGAEAVALARRLRPDVCLVDVRMPLLDGIEVTRALAGPVVADPLRVVVVTTFDLDEYVHGALRAGAVGFVLKDAGPALLVEAVRAAHSGDALISPSVTLRLLRHLAPERGAGAGAAAGAGSGAGSGAVRSGAARPGRPLPGRPLSARENEVIRAIARGRTNQEIAAGLFISLSTVKSHLATIQAKLGVRNRVEIAAWAWAGGLMDGPR
- a CDS encoding sensor histidine kinase → MNGVVDAADRPARRFGAVLNAGLGAVLALVLVLVAARYAREGRVWLFDVAVGVVVCAAALLRDRLRGWAPVFGLAVAGTAGLVAVVAGLPGEPGGAAVLGLLVLAGTAVRSLPARRAAGVAFGGVTLFAGGLFGVEHTAGASTTAFRIGLQLWCVGLGCGLGLRFRDHRRRAMAESVRRDERLALARELHDVVAHHITGVVLQAQGARIVARRNPEQLDGTLAGIEAAGTEALAAMRRVVGLLRDAEDAVGTASGPEQLVDLVRRFEGHGPAVRLDQPTGTADWPPEVTSTVHRIVQEGLTNIARHAAHARSAVVSVRRVDAGVAVEVRDDAPPVSVRPPRPGGFGLIGMRERVEALGGTLYAGPGPGAGSEGAGWTVSAVLPLEERR
- a CDS encoding TIGR03667 family PPOX class F420-dependent oxidoreductase — encoded protein: MGLTSQLPQNKRERVEARLRSNLIAWLTTVGPDGQPASVPVWFLLREDGTILLYSQPGKAKLRNIVGNPRVSLTLDVTDLGRDVVRIEGTLRQSHDEPAAHEQPAFAAKYLERIGVVFGTPEKFAELFSVALVLTPSRLHA
- a CDS encoding DeoR/GlpR family DNA-binding transcription regulator; translation: MSNADRHRLIARAVKDSGSATVPELAELTGASEMTVRRDLDALAAQGVLERFRGGARTLLLRGEEPPFALRAHEAVDAKRRIAAEVSRLVADGETVLLDTGTTCLEVARLLHGRQLTVMPLSLQAIHALSDAPAATALMVPGGRPRNGEGALTGPLTLASLAALRFDTAVLGCCGLSAAEGLTAYDLDDAAVKKGIIASTRRIIAAADGGKLGRTAHAYVGPSTLVHTLVTDTAAPADEVAALEAAGTVVRTV
- a CDS encoding MFS transporter, which codes for MERSLRAARVATFVYFVLDGTLMGMWLVQIPAVEKRVGISNATLGSLLVLLGLGAFLGMQVAGRLADRFGTRLVVPASAVLCGASLVLPGLAREPWALAGALLVFGFGNGCLDVSMNAHAVHVEKAYNRPVMSAFHATFSVGGVIAALVGARAAGAGMSPAAILGASGAVGIVVALLAARSLLATVPASPGPVAGPGATALEGMGEPAAKRRTAPRRIWILAALALMCMLCEGVANDWSALEAKNILGAPAATASFAYGTYAAAMTIGRLLADRVSRRFGSAAVLRYGAAAGAVGLTVVAFSPWIWTALVGWAVFGLGLSGCVPQLFSAAGHTDPAAAGANVSRVAGLGYLGMLAGPALIGWMTRLMGLNHTFLLPALLLVVAAVAAGILRTGAQRESEPEPEPETEPAQCP
- a CDS encoding HAD family hydrolase, whose protein sequence is MAAGHRIVLFDLFGVIALQQRPGSLARMAACCNAPTDAFTTAYWELRPPYDAGRQSAPEYWAGVLRLLSRPADPGTTEELRLADIDSWSRVDRRMVSFTRSLRSRARVAVLSNIPADHADAFLAAQPWMHSLDLLALSGKINTAKPEPAAFHHCINALHAAPADFLFVDDRAENVGAARAVGMTAHVFTGLDDLVEVIDSWLATGAGSPTASRH